The stretch of DNA GGTTCTCTGCAATGAAGGACTTTGTCCTAAAAGTTGTGAACAAGCTGAATGTAGCTGAGGACAAAGACCGTGTTTCTGTAGTCCAGTTCAGCAGAGATCCTGAAACCCATTTCTACCTGAACTCGTACACAACAAAGGATGACGTTCTTGACACAGTTAGAGTGCTCAGGCACAAAGGAGGAAGACCACTGAACACCGGAGCCGCTCTCCAGCACGTCAGAGACAATGTCTTCACTGCCTCCTCCGGCAGCAGACGTCTGGAGGGCGTGCCACAGATACTGATCCTGCTGAGTGGCGGCAGGTCATTTGACAACGTTGATGTGCCAGCCTCTGCTCTGAAGGACATGGGAGTCTTGATATTCACAGTAGGCTCAAGGAGCTCTGATAGCAGAGAACTGCAGAGGATTTCATACGAGCCTAGTTATGCTCTGTCTGTGTCAGAATTCACTGACCTTCCAAATGTCCAAGAGCAGCTTCTGAACACTGTTGAGGCTGTTACTGTTTCTGTCACGCCAGCATCACCAACTCCTACCGGTATGTCTGTGTGAAAGAATGCTGTTAGCACATTTTGCAGTACTATTTTTTGtagcttttctgttttctttggtcTTATGTTTGGAAATTCTCATGTAGCCTCCGTAAAGCGTTTAGCGCTCTCTTAGACAGGTTTTAACAAATGCCATTGTTGTCTTTCTAGTTGATTTTGACACCTCCAGAAAGGATGTTGTCTTCCTACTGGATGGCTCAGATGGCTCTAGGAATGGATTCCCAGTTATGCTTGACTTCGTACAAAAAATTGTTGAAAAATTATCCATAGATGACAACAGAGACCGTGTCTCAGTGGTGCAGTACAGTAGAGAGCCTCAGCTCCATTTCAACCTGAATACCTACTCTGCAAAGGCTGACGTTCTTGGCACTGTCAGAACTCTAAGGCACAGGGGAGGGAGACCCCTCAACACCGGGTCAGCTCTCCAGTATGTGAAAGACAATGTCTTCACTGCCTCTGCTGGCAGTAGACGTCAAGAGGGTGTCCCTCAGATTCTCATCCTGCTCAGTGGATCAAGGTCGAATGATAACATCGATATTTATGCCTCTGCTCTGAAAGAAAGTGGGGTCTTGATTCTTGGTGTTGGCACCAGGAATTCGAGCAGAGAAATTCAGAGAATTGTCAGTGATCCTTCCTACACTCAGTCTGTTTCTGAGCTTTCTGACCTTGCCAGTGTCCAGCAGCAGTTTATCACCTCGCTCCAAAGTGCGGTTTTATATGCAACACCAGTGACACCCACAGTCATAGGTAAGACAGATTCTCACTAATATTTATAAACTTTAAACACAGCCATTGAAGCTAACTACAGATTGTTGTccctatgtttttttattttaaagtctgtCAGGTTATTGTACATTTAACTCTGCAGAGAAAAATTCGTACAAGATTAAGTGTAGGGCTTGTCTGAGGGTTTTAGACTAAAGTGTTCTGCCTTCAGAATTGGAATCCTTTCATTAGGATTTTTAGTGCTGCACAGCCTGGTTATCTGTAATTATCTCTAAGAGTTTTGCCAAAACGTAAGACAATAGTTATGCTTTCAAAAGAACATCAAACATAAAGCATGCTTACGAATCCAAGATCAGCCAATTGTATCAAATTAAGAGATTTGAACAGTGTATCGCATAAGACTGGTTGTAAATGATTGAGACAAGATGTGATTTTATTCAGTTCATAATCTCATACTTAAAAAATGTCCATTGTTCAAAGCATACAGCGAAGGCTGACACGACTGTTTTCTATTTACTGCCTGTAGCTGACCGAAGAATGGCCAGGAGGGACGTAGTGTTCCTTTTGGATGGTTCAGATGGAACTAGGAACTCTTTCCCAGCCATGCGCGATTTTGTTCAAAGAATGGTAGATAGATTGAATGTGGCAGAGGGGAGAGATCGTGTCTCTGTAGTCCAGTTCAGCAGAGACCCAGAGGCCCTTTTCTACCTTAACACATATGTAACAAAAGAGAACGTTCTCAACGCTCTCAGAGGTCTACGTCACAAAGGGGGTCGACCCCTCAACACTGGAGCAGCTCTCCAGTATGTGAGGGACAATGTCTTCACTGCATCTTCTGGAAGCAGGCGTCTAGAAGGGGTCCCGCAGCTACTGATTTTGTTGAGTGGTGGAAGGTCGTTTGATAACGTAGACACACCAGCCTCTTCGCTAAAAGAGCTTGGAGTCTTGACCTTTACTGTAGGATCAAGGGGCTCTGACAATAGAGAACTGCAGAAGATCTCATATGACCCTAGTTACACACTCTCAGTGGCAGAGTTTACTGACCTCCCCAATGTACAAGAACAGCTTTTCAACAGCATTAGCACCGTACTCGTAGAGGCCACGACTGCTCCTCCAACTCTGATAGGTAAGACAAAAAGAGCATTGATCCATTTCATGCAGTCTTTTTTGAGCTAGATTTTCTCATAGTTGCTCCAAATTCTGCCTGTTGTTtatagcagtgaagatatgaaaaCCTATGTACCATCAGAAACTTCCTAAAATCAAGCTACAGTCTTGTTTTTATGACCAATGCAGCTTGTTTacaatgattttcctttttaaccTTAATCTCCATAGTACAACCAACTGCACAAAGGAGAGATGTTGTTTTCCTACTGGATGGATCAGATGGCACTCGCAGTGGGTTCTCTGCAATGAAGGACTTTGTCCTAAAAGTTGTGAACAAGCTGAATGTAGCTGAGGACAAAGACCGTGTTTCTGTAGTCCAGTTCAGCAGAGATCCTGAAACCCATTTCTACCTGAACTCGTACACAACAAAGGATGACGTTCTTGACACAGTTAGAGTGCTCAGGCACAAAGGAGGAAGACCACTGAACACCGGAGCCGCTCTCCAGCACGTCAGAGACAATGTCTTCACTGCCTCCTCCGGCAGCAGACGTCTGGAGGGCGTGCCACAGATACTGATCCTGCTGAGTGGCGGCAGGTCATTTGACAACGTTGATGTGCCAGCCTCTGCTCTGAAGGACATGGGAGTCTTGATATTCACAGTAGGCTCAAGGAGCTCTGATAGCAGAGAACTGCAGAGGATTTCATACGAGCCTAGTTATGCTCTGTCTGTGTCAGAATTCACTGACCTTCCAAATGTCCAAGAGCAGCTTCTGAACACTGTTGAGGCTGTTACTGTTTCTGTCACGCCAGCATCACCAACTCCTACCGGTATGTCTGTGTGAAAGAATGCTGTTAGCACATTTTGCAGTACTATTTTTTGtagcttttctgttttctttggtcTTATGTTTGGAAATTCTCATGTAGCCTCCGTAAAGCGTTTAGCGCTCTCTTAGACAGGTTTTAACAAATGCCATTGTTGTCTTTCTAGTTGATTTTGACACCTCCAGAAAGGATGTTGTCTTCCTACTGGATGGCTCAGATGGCTCTAGGAATGGATTCCCAGTTATGCTTGACTTCGTACAAAAAATTGTTGAAAAATTATCCATAGACGACAACAGAGACCGTGTCTCAGTGGTGCAGTACAGTAGAGAGCCTCAGCTCCATTTCAACCTGAATACCTACTCTGCAAAGGCTGACGTTCTTGGCACTGTCAGAACTCTAAGGCACAGGGGAGGGAGACCCCTCAACACCGGGTCAGCTCTCCAGTATGTGAAAGACAATGTCTTCACTGCCTCTGCTGGCAGTAGACGTCAAGAGGGTGTCCCTCAGATTCTCATCCTGCTCAGTGGATCAAGGTCGAATGATAACATCGATATTTATGCCTCTGCTCTGAAAGAAAGTGGGGTCTTGATTCTTGGTGTTGGCACCAGGAATTCGAGCAGAGAAATTCAGAGAATTGTCAGTGATCCTTCCTACACTCAGTCTGTTTCTGAGCTTTCTGACCTTGCCAGTGTCCAGCAGCAGTTTATCACCTCGCTCCAAAGTGTGGTTTTATATGCAACACCAGTGACACCCACAGTCATAGGTAAGACAGATTCTCACTAATATTTATAAACTTTAAACACAGCCATTGAAGCTAACTACAGATTGTTGTccctatgtttttttattttaaagtctgtCAGGTTATTGTACATTTAACTCTGCAGAGAAAAATTCGTACAAGATTAAGTGTAGGGCTTGTCTGAGGGTTTTAGACTAAAGTGTTCTGCCTTCAGAATTGGAATCCTTTCATTAGGATTTTTAGTGCTGCACAGCCTGGTTATCTGTAATTATCTCTAAGAGTTTTGCCAAAACGTAAGACAATAGTTATGCTTTCAAAAGAACATCAAACATAAAGCATGCTTACGAATCCAAGATCAGCCAATTGTATCAAATTAAGAGATTTGAACAGTGTATCGCATAAGACTGGTTGTAAATGATTGAGACAAGATGTGATTTTATTCAGTTCATAATCTCATACTTAAAAAATGTCCATTGTTCAAAGCATACAGCGAAGGCTGACACGACTGTTTTCTATTTACTGCCTGTAGCTGACCGAAGAATGGCCAGGAGGGACGTAGTGTTCCTTTTGGATGGTTCAGATGGAACTAGGAACTCTTTCCCAGCCATGCGCGATTTTGTTCAAAGAATGGTAGATAGATTGAATGTGGCAGAGGGGAGAGATCGTGTCTCTGTAGTCCAGTTCAGCAGAGACCCAGAGGCCCTTTTCTACCTTAACACATATGTAACAAAAGAGAACGTTCTCAACGCTCTCAGAGGTCTACGTCACAAAGGGGGTCGACCCCTCAACACTGGAGCAGCTCTCCAGTATGTGAGGGACAATGTCTTCACTGCATCTTCTGGAAGCAGGCGTCTAGAAGGGGTCCCGCAGCTACTGATTTTGTTGAGTGGTGGAAGGTCGTTTGATAACGTAGACACACCAGCCTCTTCGCTAAAAGAGCTTGGAGTCTTGACCTTTACTGTAGGATCAAGGGGCTCTGACAATAGAGAACTGCAGAAGATCTCATATGACCCTAGTTACACACTCTCAGTGGCAGAGTTTACTGACCTCCCCAATGTACAAGAACAGCTTTTCAACAGCATTAGCACCGTACTCGTAGAGGCCACGACTGCTCCTCCAACTCTGATAGGTAAGACAAAAAGAGCATTGATCCATTTCATGCAGTCTTTTTTGAGCTAGATTTTCTCATAGTTGCTCCAAATTCTGCCTGTTGTTtatagcagtgaagatatgaaaaCCTATGTACCATCAGAAACTTCCTAAAATCAAGCTACAGTCTTGTTTTTATGACCAATGCAGCTTGTTTacaatgattttcctttttaaccTTAATCTCCATAGTACAACCAACTGCACAAAGGAGAGATGTTGTTTTCCTACTGGATGGATCAGATGGCACTCGCAGTGGGTTCTCTGCAATGAAGGACTTTGTCCTAAAAGTTGTGAACAAGCTGAATGTAGCTGAGGACAAAGACCGTGTTTCTGTAGTCCAGTTCAGCAGAGATCCTGAAACCCATTTCTACCTGAACTCGTACACAACAAAGGATGACGTTCTTGACACAGTTAGAGTGCTCAGGCACAAAGGAGGAAGACCACTGAACACCGGAGCCGCTCTCCAGCACGTCAGAGACAATGTCTTCACTGCCTCCTCCGGCAGCAGACGTCTGGAGGGCGTGCCACAGATACTGATCCTGCTGAGTGGCGGCAGGTCATTTGACAACGTTGATGTGCCAGCCTCTGCTCTGAAGGACATGGGAGTCTTGATATTCACAGTAGGCTCAAGGAGCTCTGATAGCAGAGAACTGCAGAGGATTTCATACGAGCCTAGTTATGCTCTGTCTGTGTCAGAATTCACTGACCTTCCAAATGTCCAAGAGCAGCTTCTGAACACTGTTGAGGCTGTTACTGTTTCTGTCACGCCAGCATCACCAACTCCTACCGGTATGTCTGTGTGAAAGAATGCTGTTAGCACATTTTGCAGTACTATTTTTTGtagcttttctgttttctttggtcTTATGTTTGGAAATTCTCATGTAGCCTCCGTAAAGCGTTTAGCGCTCTCTTAGACAGGTTTTAACAAATGCCATTGTTGTCTTTCTAGTTGATTTTGACACCTCCAGAAAGGATGTTGTCTTCCTACTGGATGGCTCAGATGGCTCTAGGAATGGATTCCCAGTTATGCTTGACTTCGTACAAAAAATTGTTGAAAAATTATCCATAGATGACAACAGAGACCGTGTCTCAGTGGTGCAGTACAGTAGAGAGCCTCAGCTCCATTTCAACCTGAATACCTACTCTGCAAAGGCTGACGTTCTTGGCACTGTCAGAACTCTAAGGCACAGGGGAGGGAGACCCCTCAACACCGGGTCAGCTCTCCAGTATGTGAAAGACAATGTCTTCACTGCCTCTGCTGGCAGTAGACGTCAAGAGGGTGTCCCTCAGATTCTCATCCTGCTCAGTGGATCAAGGTCGAATGATAACATCGATATTTATGCCTCTGCTCTGAAAGAAAGTGGGGTCTTGATTCTTGGTGTTGGCACCAGGAATTCGAGCAGAGAAATTCAGAGAATTGTCAGTGATCCTTCCTACACTCAGTCTGTTTCTGAGCTTTCTGACCTTGCCAGTGTCCAGCAGCAGTTTATCACCTCGCTCCAAAGTGCGGTTTTATATGCAACACCAGTGACACCCACAGTCATAGGTAAGACAGATTCTCACTAATATTTATAAACTTTAAACACAGCCATTGAAGCTAACTACAGATTGTTGTccctatgtttttttattttaaagtctgtCAGGTTATTGTACATTTAACTCTGCAGAGAAAAATTCGTACAAGATTAAGTGTAGGGCTTGTCTGAGGGTTTTAGACTAAAGTGTTCTGCCTTCAGAATTGGAATCCTTTCATTAGGATTTTTAGTGCTGCACAGCCTGGTTATCTGTAATTATCTCTAAGAGTTTTGCCAAAACGTAAGACAATAGTTATGCTTTCAAAAGAACATCAAACATAAAGCATGCTTACGAATCCAAGATCAGCCAATTGTATCAAATTAAGAGATTTGAACAGTGTATCGCATAAGACTGGTTGTAAATGATTGAGACAAGATGTGATTTTATTCAGTTCATAATCTCATACTTAAAAAATGTCCATTGTTCAAAGCATACAGCGAAGGCTGACACGACTGTTTTCTATTTACTGCCTGTAGCTGACCGAAGAATGGCCAGGAGGGACGTAGTGTTCCTTTTGGATGGTTCAGATGGAACTAGGAACTCTTTCCCAGCCATGCGCGATTTTGTTCAAAGAATGGTAGATAGATTGAATGTGGCAGAGGGGAGAGATCGTGTCTCTGTAGTCCAGTTCAGCAGAGACCCAGAGGCCCTTTTCTACCTTAACACATATGTAACAAAAGAGAACGTTCTCAACGCTCTCAGAGGTCTACGTCACAAAGGGGGTCGACCCCTCAACACTGGAGCAGCTCTCCAGTATGTGAGGGACAATGTCTTCACTGCATCTTCTGGAAGCAGGCGTCTAGAAGGGGTCCCGCAGCTACTGATTTTGTTGAGTGGTGGAAGGTCGTTTGATAACGTAGACACACCAGCCTCTTCGCTAAAAGAGCTTGGAGTCTTGACCTTTACTGTAGGATCAAGGGGCTCTGACAATAGAGAACTGCAGAAGATCTCATATGACCCTAGTTACACACTCTCAGTGGCAGAGTTTACTGACCTCCCCAATGTACAAGAACAGCTTTTCAACAGCATTAGCACCGTACTCGTAGAGGCCACGACTGCTCCTCCAACTCTGATAGGTAAGACAAAAAGAGCATTGATCCATTTCATGCAGTCTTTTTTGAGCTAGATTTTCTCATAGTTGCTCCAAATTCTGCCTGTTGTTtatagcagtgaagatatgaaaaCCTATGTACCATCAGAAACTTCCTAAAATCAAGCTACAGTCTTGTTTTTATGACCAATGCAGCTTGTTTacaatgattttcctttttaaccTTAATCTCCATAGTACAACCAACTGCACAAAGGAGAGATGTTGTTTTCCTACTGGATGGATCAGATGGCACTCGCAGTGGGTTCTCTGCAATGAAGGACTTTGTCCTAAAAGTTGTGAACAAGCTGAATGTAGCTGAGGACAAAGACCGTGTTTCTGTAGTCCAGTTCAGCAGAGATCCTGAAACCCATTTCTACCTGAACTCGTACACAACAAAGGATGACGTTCTTGACACAGTTAGAGTGCTCAGGCACAAAGGAGGAAGACCACTGAACACCGGAGCCGCTCTCCAGCACGTCAGAGACAATGTCTTCACTGCCTCCTCCGGCAGCAGACGTCTGGAGGGCGTGCCACAGATACTGATCCTGCTGAGTGGCGGCAGGTCATTTGACAACGTTGATGTGCCAGCCTCTGCTCTGAAGGACATGGGAGTCTTGATATTCACAGTAGGCTCAAGGAGCTCTGATAGCAGAGAACTGCAGAGGATTTCATACGAGCCTAGTTATGCTCTGTCTGTGTCAGAATTCACTGACCTTCCAAATGTCCAAGAGCAGCTTCTGAACACTGTTGAGGCTGTTACTGTTTCTGTCACGCCAGCATCACCAACTCCTACCGGTATGTCTGTGTGAAAGAATGCTGTTAGCACATTTTGCAGTACTATTTTTTGtagcttttctgttttctttggtcTTATGTTTGGAAATTCTCATGTAGCCTCCGTAAAGCGTTTAGCGCTCTCTTAGACAGGTTTTAACAAATGCCATTGTTGTCTTTCTAGTTGATTTTGACACCTCCAGAAAGGATGTTGTCTTCCTACTGGATGGCTCAGATGGCTCTAGGAATGGATTCCCAGTTATGCTTGACTTCGTACAAAAAATTGTTGAAAAATTATCCATAGACGACAACAGAGACCGTGTCTCAGTGGTGCAGTACAGTAGAGAGCCTCAGCTCCATTTCAACCTGAATACCTACTCTGCAAAGGCTGACGTTCTTGGCACTGTCAGAACTCTAAGGCACAGGGGAGGGAGACCCCTCAACACCGGGTCAGCTCTCCAGTATGTGAAAGACAATGTCTTCACTGCCTCTGCTGGCAGTAGACGTCAAGAGGGTGTCCCTCAGATTCTCATCCTGCTCAGTGGATCAAGGTCGAATGATAACATCGATATTTATGCCTCTGCTCTGAAAGAAAGTGGGGTCTTGATTCTTGGTGTTGGCACCAGGAATTCGAGCAGAGAAATTCAGAGAATTGTCAGTGATCCTTCCTACACTCAGTCTGTTTCTGAGCTTTCTGACCTTGCCAGTGTCCAGCAGCAGTTTATCACCTCGCTCCAAAGTGTGGTTTTATATGCAACACCAGTGACACCCACAGTCATAGGTAAGACAGATTCTCACTAATATTTATAAACTTTAAACACAGCCATTGAAGCTAACTACAGATTGTTGTccctatgtttttttattttaaagtctgtCAGGTTATTGTACATTTAACTCTGCAGAGAAAAATTCGTACAAGATTAAGTGTAGGGCTTGTCTGAGGGTTTTAGACTAAAGTGTTCTGCCTTCAGAATTGGAATCCTTTCATTAGGATTTTTAGTGCTGCACAGCCTGGTTATCTGTAATTATCTCTAAGAGTTTTGCCAAAACGTAAGACAATAGTTATGCTTTCAAAAGAACATCAAACATAAAGCATGCTTACGAATCCAAGATCAGCCAATTGTATCAAATTAAGAGATTTGAACAGTGTATCGCATAAGACTGGTTGTAAATGATTGAGACAAGATGTGATTTTATTCAGTTCATAATCTCATACTTAAAAAATGTCCATTGTTCAAAGCATACAGCGAAGGCTGACACGACTGTTTTCTATTTACTGCCTGTAGCTGACCGAAGAATGGCCAGGAGGGACGTAGTGTTCCTTTTGGATGGTTCAGATGGAACTAGGAACTCTTTCCCAGCCATGCGCGATTTTGTTCAAAGAATGGTAGATAGATTGAATGTGGCAGAGGGGAGAGATCGTGTCTCTGTAGTCCAGTTCAGCAGAGACCCAGAGGCCCTTTTCTACCTTAACACATATGTAACAAAAGAGAACGTTCTCAACGCTCTCAGAGGTCTACGTCACAAAGGGGGTCGACCCCTCAACACTGGAGCAGCTCTCCAGTATGTGAGGGACAATGTCTTCACTGCATCTTCTGGAAGCAGGCGTCTAGAAGGGGTCCCGCAGCTACTGATTTTGTTGAGTGGTGGAAGGTCGTTTGATAACGTAGACACACCAGCCTCTTCGCTAAAAGAGCTTGGAGTCTTGACCTTTACTGTAGGATCAAGGGGCTCTGACAATAGAGAACTGCAGAAGATCTCATATGACCCTAGTTACACACTCTCAGTGGCAGAGTTTACTGACCTCCCCAATGTACAAGAGCAGCTTTTCAACAGCATTAGCACCGTACTCGTAGAGGCCACGACTGCTCCTCCAACTCTGATAGGTAAGACAAAAAGAGCATTGATCCATTTCATGCAGTCTTTTTTGAGCTAGATTTTCTCATAGTTGCTCCAAATTCTGCCTGTTGTTtatagcagtgaagatatgaaaaCCTATGTACCATCAGAAACTTCCTAAAATCAAGCTACAGTCTTGTTTTTATGACCAATGCAGCTTGTTTacaatgattttcctttttaaccTTAATCTCCATAGTACAACCAACTGCACAAAGGAGAGATGTTGTTTTCCTACTGGATGGATCAGATGGCACTCGCAGTGGGTTCTCTGCAATGAAGGACTTTGTCCTAAAAGTTGTGAACAAGCTGAATGTAGCTGAGGACAAAGACCGTGTTTCTGTAGTCCAGTTCAGCAGAGATCCTGAAACCCATTTCTACCTGAACTCGTACACAACAAAGGATGACGTTCTTGACACAGTTAGAGTGCTCAGGCACAAAGGAGGAAGACCACTGAACACCGGAGCCGCTCTCCAGCACGTCAGAGACAATGTCTTCACTGCCTCCTCCGGCAGCAGACGTCTGGAGGGCGTGCCACAGATACTGATCCTGCTGAGTGGCGGCAGGTCATTTGACAACGTTGATGTGCCAGCCTCTGCTCTGAAGGACATGGGAGTCTTGATATTCACAGTAGGCTCAAGGAGCTCTGATAGCAGAGAACTGCAGAGGATTTCATACGAGCCTAGTTATGCTCTGTCTGTGTCAGAATTCACTGACCTTCCAAATGTCCAAGAGCAGCTTCTGAACACTGTTGAGGCTGTTACTGTTTCTGTCACGCCAGCATCACCAACTCCTACCGGTATGTCTGTGTGAAAGAATGCTGTTAGCACATTTTGCAGTACTATTTTTTGtagcttttctgttttctttggtcTTATGTTTGGAAATTCTCATGTAGCCTCCGTAAAGCGATTAGCGCTCTCTTAGACAGGTTTTAACAAATGCCATTGTTGTCTTTCTAGTTGATTTTGACACCTCCAGAAAGGATGTTGTCTTCCTACTGGATGGCTCAGATGGCTCTAGGAATGGATTCCCAGTTATGCTTGACTTCGtacaaaaattttttgaaaaattatcCATAGATGACAACAGAGACCGTGTCTCAGTGGTGCAGTACAGTAGAGAGCCTCAGCTCCATTTCAACCTGAATACCTACTCTGCAAAGGCTGACGTTCTTGGCACTGTCAGAACTCTAAGGCACAGGGGAGGGAGACCCCTCAACACCGGGTCAGCTCTCCAGTATGTGAAAGACAATGTCTTCACTGCCTCTGCTGGCAGTAGACGTCAAGAGGGTGTCCCTCAGATTCTCATCCTGCTCAGTGGATCAAGGTCGAATGATAACATCGATATTCCTGCCTCTGCTCTGAAAGAAAGTGGGGTCTTGATTCTTGGTGTTGGCACGAGGAATTCGAGCAGAGAAATTCAGAGAATTGTCAGTGATCCATCCTACACTCAGTCTGTTTCTGAGCTTTCTGACCTTGCCAGTGTCCAGCAGCAGTTTATCACCTCGCTCCAAAGTGTGGTTTTATATGCAACACCAGTGACACCCACAGTCATAGGTAAGACAGATTCTCACTAATATTTACAAACTTTAAACACAGCCATTGAAGCTAACTACAGATTGTTGTccctatgttttttattttaaagtctatCAGGTTATTGTACATTTAACTCTGCAGAGAAAAATTCGTACAAGATTAAGTGTAGGGCTTGTCTGAGGGTTTTAGACTAAAGTGTTCTGCCTTCAGAATTGGAATCCTTTCATTAGGATTTTTAGTGCTGCACAGCCTGGTTATCTGTAATTATCTCTAAGAGTTTTGCCAAAACGTAAGACAATAGTTATGCTTTCAAAAGAACATCAAACATAAAGCATGCTTACGAATCCAAGATCAGCCAATTGTATCAAATTAAGAGATTTGAACAGTGTATCGCATAAGACTGGTTGTAAATGATTGAGACAAGATGTGATTTTATTCAGTTCATAATCTCATACTTAAAAAATGTCCATTGTTCAAAGCATACAGCGAAGGCTGACACGACTGTTTTCTATTTACTGCCTGTAGCTGACCGAAGAATGGCCAGGAGGGACGTAGTGTTCCTTTTGGATGGTTCAGATGGAACTAGGAACTCTTTCCCAGCCATGCGCGATTTTGTTCAAAGAATGGTGGATAGATTGAATGTGGCAGAGGGGAGAGATCGTGTCTCTGTAGTCCAGTTCAGCAGAGATCCAGAGGCCCTTTTCTACCTTAACACATACGTAACAAAGGAGAACGTTCTCAACGCTCTCAGAGGTCTACGTCACAAAGGGGGTCGACCCCTCAACACTGGAGCAGCTCTCCAGTATGTGAGGGACAATGTCTTCACTGCATCTTCTGGAAGCAGGCGTCTAGAGGGGGTCCCGCAGCTACTGATTTTGTTGAGTGGTGGAAGGTCGTTTGATAACGTAGACACACCAGCCTCTTCGCTAAAAGAGCTTGGAGTCTTGACCTTTACTGTAGGATCAAGGGGCTCTGACAATAGAGAACTGCAGAAGATCTCATATGACCCTAGTTACACACTCTCAGTGGCAGAGTTTACTGACCTCCCCAATGTACAAGAGCAGCTTTTCAACAGCATTAGCACCGTACTCGTAGAGGCCACGACTGCTCCTCCAACTCTGATAGGTAAGACAAAAAGAGCATTGATCCATTTCATGCAGTCTTTTTTGAGCTAGATTTTCTCATAGTTGCTCCAAATTCTG from Astyanax mexicanus isolate ESR-SI-001 chromosome 11, AstMex3_surface, whole genome shotgun sequence encodes:
- the LOC125804907 gene encoding collagen alpha-3(VI) chain-like — protein: MKDFVLKVVNKLNVAEDKDRVSVVQFSRDPETHFYLNSYTTKDDVLDTVRVLRHKGGRPLNTGAALQHVRDNVFTASSGSRRLEGVPQILILLSGGRSFDNVDVPASALKDMGVLIFTVGSRSSDSRELQRISYEPSYALSVSEFTDLPNVQEQLLNTVEAVTVSVTPASPTPTGMSV